In a single window of the Pseudodesulfovibrio profundus genome:
- a CDS encoding FMN-dependent NADH-azoreductase, with product MSNIIYIQASPRGARSHSLAVADAFVNTLKTVDEKANIQIYKLHEMSLPELDNDTLVGKYNIMHGREFTDSEKEKWSAVETVIHDFKKADKLVFAIPMWNFSIPYKLKHFMDIIAQPTYTFQVGPNGYEGLVSAKTFIAYSRGGAYEDGSAFDFQASYVKHYLGFIGITDIQSVTVQPTLAGGPDAALKAQEQAINQAIEIAKSF from the coding sequence ATGAGCAATATCATTTACATTCAGGCATCTCCGCGAGGAGCTCGATCTCACTCGCTTGCAGTAGCAGACGCTTTCGTAAACACACTGAAAACAGTAGACGAGAAAGCGAATATTCAAATTTATAAGCTACATGAAATGAGCCTTCCCGAGCTGGACAACGACACTTTGGTTGGCAAATACAATATCATGCATGGCCGAGAGTTCACTGATAGCGAAAAGGAAAAATGGAGTGCTGTGGAAACAGTAATCCATGATTTTAAAAAGGCTGACAAACTCGTCTTCGCAATACCTATGTGGAACTTTTCCATACCCTATAAGCTCAAACACTTTATGGATATCATAGCTCAGCCAACCTACACGTTCCAGGTTGGTCCCAATGGCTATGAGGGCTTAGTGAGCGCTAAAACATTTATCGCCTATTCTCGTGGTGGAGCATATGAAGATGGGTCAGCTTTTGACTTCCAAGCATCCTATGTAAAACACTATCTTGGTTTCATTGGTATCACCGACATACAGTCAGTCACTGTCCAGCCAACGTTGGCAGGAGGACCTGACGCCGCCCTAAAAGCACAAGAACAAGCCATCAATCAGGCTATCGAGATTGCAAAATCCTTTTAG
- a CDS encoding PEP/pyruvate-binding domain-containing protein: protein MAKTQKKPAKKTATASKAEAKLERLKQQLVLNGAEIKSIGEEAELLVGGKNYNTAIISQVPGIRAPEFRAISSHVFHTILDETKVNAAVVRSTVDKEYNKIDWASDEVNQDSEYLQHFVRFVGKKVREETAKQSGTPIKLRTFINNVVDGFATSPEGIDQLRMRSVLVQSAILSVDLPKEIVDEVKGAYLSICKEAGMDDVPVAVRSSAAGEDSRKKAFAGLQDTYLNIVGAETCLEAYHWDCASAYNLRSMTYRREAILDAITKAEETGDDSIAEIAKQEWAIEHTSLSVCIMRMINPVISGTAFSADTATGCRGTDRNDLVSIDASYGLGEAVVGGMVTPDKFYVFQRDSEREVVIRYMGCKEKKIVYKEDGSGTHVVKVPENEVNRWALSIAQAEMVAQGVRAISKAYDGMIMDTEFCIDKTDRLWFVQARPETRWNEDFEQHPDTIFMRRLEVDKKALDSAEVIVEGNGASRGAGQGTVKYLRSALELNKINKGDILAAERTDPDMVPGMRIASAILADVGGDTSHAAITSRELGIPAIIGIQRLEALRSLEGQQVTVDGSRGKVYRGELPLVEVGGEINVAELPPTKTKVGLILADVGQALFLSRLRNVPDFEIGLLRAEFMLGNIGVHPMALEAYDKDTLNDLVEEKLAEMDKRLTKVMKEQLADGLIRVPLKLREYVGLITGLSKKMDSLAEQEGSRSTDEVLAMHRQLREMDHKLDDHISMATDRLDVLKTSIDLEAHVSVILGYHDMLEPMPEPRTEAWQTRQEHERIVWDYVEKIKDEPEVVAYLDQVTAMREEVALKMGLKSEMDEVATLPDRIRKLLESRGYTTGKENYIQTLSQGLALFAMAFYGSTIVYRTTDFKSNEYRNLLGGSLFEAYEDNPMIGYRGVSRNIHDWELEAFKLARGIYGGKNLSIMFPFVRTLEEARSMKRYLKQVHNLESGKDELKIILMAEIPSNAILCKEFLKEVDGFSIGSNDMTQMVLATDRDNASLQHIYDEEDPAVVWAILSAIFAGQKVGKKVGFCGQGVSNSVILRGLVAIAGIVSASVVPDTYHQTKIDMAAIEAENIKTRDLGDWLKKQHMVNLNKLLEANSYGHILKKYKSPEDFMEWYEGELDRFSEQLREHMETPKEEFYRQEMEQFRGTFHKPVIYACWDWNNTVVDAMHHAGFESFDEQEAALAAQREKEW, encoded by the coding sequence ATGGCCAAAACCCAGAAGAAGCCTGCTAAAAAGACTGCGACAGCCAGTAAGGCTGAAGCAAAGCTCGAACGGCTTAAACAACAATTGGTGCTCAATGGTGCCGAGATTAAGTCTATAGGAGAAGAAGCTGAACTCCTTGTCGGCGGTAAAAACTATAATACTGCCATCATCAGCCAGGTGCCGGGGATTCGTGCCCCTGAGTTTCGTGCTATTTCATCCCATGTTTTCCATACCATCCTTGATGAAACCAAGGTGAATGCAGCTGTAGTTCGGTCTACAGTAGACAAAGAATACAACAAGATTGATTGGGCTTCAGATGAGGTCAATCAGGATTCTGAATATCTTCAGCACTTTGTGCGTTTTGTCGGAAAAAAAGTTCGCGAAGAAACTGCGAAGCAGTCCGGCACACCGATCAAACTGCGAACCTTCATTAATAATGTAGTAGATGGATTCGCCACTTCTCCAGAAGGAATTGATCAGCTTCGAATGCGCTCTGTTTTGGTTCAGTCCGCTATCCTTTCTGTTGATCTGCCTAAAGAGATTGTTGACGAAGTCAAAGGTGCCTATCTTTCCATTTGTAAGGAAGCGGGCATGGATGACGTTCCCGTGGCCGTACGTTCTTCCGCAGCCGGTGAGGACAGCCGAAAGAAAGCTTTTGCAGGACTTCAGGATACCTATCTGAACATCGTAGGGGCAGAGACCTGTCTCGAAGCCTACCATTGGGATTGTGCATCCGCATACAACCTGCGTTCAATGACGTATCGTCGTGAAGCAATTCTGGATGCAATCACCAAAGCAGAAGAAACCGGTGACGATTCTATCGCTGAAATTGCAAAGCAGGAGTGGGCCATTGAGCACACCTCCTTGTCTGTTTGCATCATGCGCATGATTAATCCGGTTATTTCCGGTACTGCATTTAGCGCAGATACAGCAACAGGTTGCCGTGGAACGGATCGTAATGATCTGGTTTCCATCGACGCAAGTTACGGCTTGGGTGAGGCTGTTGTCGGTGGAATGGTGACACCTGATAAATTTTATGTATTCCAGCGTGATAGTGAACGCGAAGTCGTTATCCGCTACATGGGATGCAAGGAAAAGAAGATCGTCTACAAAGAAGACGGTAGCGGGACTCATGTCGTCAAGGTTCCTGAGAATGAAGTAAACCGTTGGGCATTGTCCATTGCGCAGGCTGAAATGGTTGCGCAGGGTGTACGGGCTATCTCGAAAGCTTATGATGGTATGATAATGGACACTGAGTTTTGTATCGACAAAACAGATCGTCTTTGGTTTGTCCAGGCTCGTCCCGAGACCCGCTGGAACGAAGACTTTGAGCAACATCCTGATACCATTTTCATGCGTCGTCTTGAAGTCGACAAGAAGGCTCTCGATAGCGCAGAGGTCATTGTAGAAGGTAATGGCGCATCTCGTGGCGCTGGTCAGGGTACAGTGAAATATCTCCGATCTGCGTTGGAACTTAACAAGATCAACAAGGGCGATATTCTTGCTGCCGAACGTACTGATCCGGATATGGTTCCCGGTATGCGTATCGCATCTGCCATCCTTGCGGATGTTGGCGGCGATACCAGCCACGCGGCCATCACATCCCGAGAGCTGGGAATCCCGGCTATTATCGGTATTCAGCGCTTGGAAGCGTTACGATCTCTTGAGGGCCAACAGGTGACTGTTGATGGTTCGCGCGGCAAAGTATACCGCGGAGAACTGCCCCTGGTTGAAGTTGGTGGAGAGATCAACGTCGCCGAACTGCCTCCGACGAAGACTAAAGTCGGCCTGATTCTGGCCGATGTTGGCCAGGCCCTTTTCCTTTCCCGTTTAAGAAATGTTCCTGATTTTGAGATCGGTTTGTTGCGTGCAGAGTTCATGCTCGGCAACATTGGTGTGCATCCTATGGCGCTTGAAGCCTACGATAAGGACACCCTGAACGACCTCGTGGAAGAGAAGCTCGCCGAGATGGACAAGCGACTCACCAAGGTGATGAAGGAGCAGTTGGCGGATGGTCTTATCCGTGTTCCGCTCAAGCTGCGTGAGTATGTCGGTCTCATTACCGGCCTTTCCAAGAAAATGGATTCCCTGGCAGAGCAGGAAGGTTCCCGTTCTACGGATGAGGTTCTTGCCATGCATCGTCAGCTCCGTGAAATGGATCATAAGCTTGATGATCACATTTCCATGGCAACTGACCGACTGGATGTGCTGAAAACATCCATTGACTTGGAAGCACACGTATCCGTCATTCTTGGCTACCACGATATGTTGGAGCCCATGCCCGAACCGCGTACGGAAGCTTGGCAGACTCGTCAGGAGCACGAGCGCATTGTTTGGGATTACGTTGAAAAGATCAAAGATGAGCCGGAAGTTGTTGCTTATCTGGATCAGGTAACCGCCATGCGTGAAGAAGTCGCGCTGAAGATGGGGCTCAAGTCCGAGATGGATGAAGTCGCCACGTTACCTGATCGTATTCGTAAGCTGCTCGAGTCTCGTGGTTATACGACTGGTAAAGAAAACTACATCCAGACCCTCTCGCAGGGACTGGCTCTGTTTGCCATGGCTTTCTATGGAAGCACGATTGTTTACCGAACCACTGACTTCAAGTCCAACGAGTATCGAAATCTGCTTGGTGGCTCCTTGTTCGAAGCATATGAAGATAACCCGATGATTGGATATCGTGGTGTTTCCAGAAATATCCATGACTGGGAACTGGAAGCCTTCAAGCTTGCTCGTGGTATCTACGGCGGCAAGAACCTGAGCATCATGTTCCCATTTGTGCGTACGCTGGAAGAAGCCCGGTCCATGAAGCGATACCTCAAGCAGGTTCACAACCTTGAGTCCGGAAAGGATGAGCTGAAAATTATCCTGATGGCTGAGATTCCGAGTAATGCCATCTTGTGCAAGGAGTTCCTCAAAGAAGTCGACGGATTCTCCATTGGATCCAACGATATGACGCAGATGGTACTCGCCACGGATCGTGATAATGCCAGCCTGCAGCACATCTACGATGAAGAGGACCCTGCGGTTGTGTGGGCGATCCTTTCTGCTATCTTTGCCGGTCAGAAGGTCGGCAAGAAGGTTGGTTTCTGCGGCCAGGGTGTAAGCAATAGTGTCATTCTGAGAGGCTTGGTAGCCATTGCTGGAATTGTGTCGGCATCGGTTGTTCCTGATACATACCACCAGACCAAAATTGATATGGCGGCTATTGAAGCTGAAAATATCAAAACCAGAGACTTGGGCGATTGGCTCAAAAAACAACATATGGTCAATCTGAATAAGTTGCTGGAAGCAAACAGTTACGGCCATATTCTTAAAAAATACAAATCTCCTGAAGACTTCATGGAATGGTATGAAGGCGAACTTGATCGCTTTAGCGAACAGCTTCGTGAACATATGGAGACACCCAAAGAAGAGTTCTATCGCCAGGAAATGGAACAGTTCCGTGGAACTTTCCACAAGCCGGTAATTTATGCCTGCTGGGATTGGAACAACACTGTCGTCGATGCCATGCATCACGCTGGATTTGAATCCTTTGATGAGCAGGAAGCCGCACTCGCAGCCCAGCGAGAAAAAGAGTGGTAG
- a CDS encoding pyruvate carboxylase, whose product MQPKSFEKVLEEVKGKRILVANRGIPARRICRSITEMFNAKAIMTATDVDKTSPASSGANELLLLGSDPRAYLDLDRVIRKAKANDVVAIHPGWGFGSEDDSFPARCEKAGIIFIGPPQEPMRILGNKVAVRKLALEQDVPVVPGSEGAVSIPEAREIAKEIGFPVMLKAEGGGGGRGIYEVYKDEDLEKAFSKASALAQASFGNPRLYVEKLLTSVRHIEIQVVADKYGNVFCFDERDCSVQRNHQKLIEITPSPWPKYSEELRAQLKEYSRRLISAVGYYSLATVEFLVDADGEPYLIEVNTRLQVEHGITECRYGIDLVEEQIAIAFGAELRLSEEKNKPYQWAFQCRINCEDPQKNFEPNSGRITRYVSPGGQGIRIDSCVGDGYRFPSNYDSAASLLIAYGNSWNKVVALMKRALREYMIGGLKTTIPFHRKIIDHAKFIEADYDTNFVRHNYAELMDYSDREPDFFRLTRLVAEISALGYNKYIQLGEYRGREDKRIGRFQLAESPEVSSWFEPHITRGMDRDSILDTLRSDREAGIVHMTDTTTRDITQSNSGNRFRQAEDAIVGPSLDKCGFFSLENGGGAHFHVAMLANMTYPFSEAAEWNKFAPNTLKQILIRSTNVLGYKPQPKNVMRLTGEMINEHYDVIRCFDFLNHIENMRPFAEVALNSTKNIFEPAISLSWAKGFDVERYLTVTSEIIRMCADVAGVSEKKAEKMIILGLKDMAGVCPPRFMKELIGTITQRYPELVVHSHRHYTDGLFVPTMGAAAKAGAHIVDVAVGASVRWYGQGEVLSTAAYIEDEIGLKTHLDKDMIRATNFKLKQIMPYYDKYTAPYFQGIDHDVVRHGMPGGATSSSQEGALKQGYIKLLPYMLKFLEGTRKIVRYHDVTPGSQITWNTAFLAVTGAYKRGGEREVRRLLNILDVVNLCKEDELTSHERSARLDLYRDSNDAFRNLLLGKFGKLPLGFPADWVYQSAFGKGWETAIAKRTEDSPLMTLADVDLAAEKEALQKRLHRQPSEEEFVMYLNHPGDAITTIEFCEKYGNINNLPVDIWFEGLEKGEVLNFQGNCKKPHRMRILDISEPDENGMAVVRYVLDSEIMSHQVKVAEPDTGSKDVLELADPGNPFHVGSPSNGDLWVTHVRPGDTVKVGEELFNISIMKQEKSVLSPVDGVVRRVIKSANYTEDKKMIPVVEGELLVELGATAGVCPTCKSEVPNSDFNFCPTCGQKM is encoded by the coding sequence ATGCAGCCGAAGTCCTTTGAAAAGGTACTTGAAGAGGTCAAGGGAAAGCGGATTTTAGTGGCTAACCGGGGAATTCCGGCTAGACGCATCTGTCGTTCCATTACAGAGATGTTCAACGCCAAGGCTATCATGACAGCCACAGACGTTGATAAAACTTCTCCCGCTTCCTCGGGTGCCAACGAACTGTTGTTGTTGGGATCGGACCCGCGCGCTTACCTTGACTTGGACAGGGTAATCAGAAAAGCCAAGGCAAATGATGTAGTCGCTATTCACCCGGGTTGGGGATTTGGTTCCGAGGATGATTCGTTCCCGGCTCGTTGCGAAAAAGCCGGCATCATTTTCATTGGCCCCCCGCAGGAGCCCATGCGCATCCTTGGCAACAAAGTCGCCGTACGAAAGCTTGCTTTGGAACAGGATGTTCCGGTCGTGCCAGGCTCGGAAGGTGCCGTTTCCATTCCTGAAGCTCGGGAGATAGCCAAGGAGATTGGCTTCCCGGTAATGCTGAAAGCCGAAGGTGGCGGTGGTGGACGAGGTATTTATGAAGTCTACAAGGATGAAGACCTGGAAAAAGCATTTTCCAAGGCATCCGCCCTTGCGCAGGCCTCTTTTGGCAATCCTCGTTTGTACGTTGAAAAATTGCTCACTTCTGTACGCCACATCGAAATTCAGGTTGTTGCCGATAAATATGGCAATGTTTTCTGTTTTGATGAGCGTGATTGCTCGGTGCAGCGAAACCACCAGAAACTTATTGAGATCACACCTTCTCCATGGCCGAAGTATTCCGAAGAACTTCGTGCACAGTTGAAAGAGTATTCCCGACGCCTCATCAGTGCTGTTGGATACTACTCCCTGGCAACTGTTGAGTTTCTCGTGGACGCAGATGGTGAACCGTACCTTATTGAAGTTAACACTCGCCTTCAGGTTGAGCACGGCATTACTGAGTGTCGCTACGGCATTGACTTGGTGGAAGAGCAGATTGCCATTGCTTTTGGGGCAGAGTTGCGTCTTTCAGAAGAAAAAAACAAGCCTTATCAATGGGCGTTCCAATGTCGTATTAACTGCGAGGATCCTCAAAAGAATTTTGAACCCAACTCAGGGCGTATTACTCGGTATGTTTCTCCGGGTGGACAGGGTATCCGTATCGATTCCTGTGTGGGGGACGGTTACCGCTTCCCCTCCAACTATGATTCCGCTGCTTCATTACTCATAGCATACGGTAATAGTTGGAATAAAGTTGTAGCTTTGATGAAGCGCGCTTTGCGCGAATACATGATCGGTGGATTGAAAACGACCATTCCCTTCCACCGGAAGATCATTGATCACGCCAAGTTCATTGAGGCAGATTACGATACTAATTTTGTTCGCCATAATTATGCAGAGTTGATGGACTACTCTGATCGCGAACCAGATTTCTTCCGTTTGACTCGTCTGGTCGCGGAAATCTCTGCCCTTGGGTACAACAAGTATATTCAGCTTGGAGAATACAGAGGCCGGGAAGACAAGCGGATTGGTCGTTTCCAGTTGGCTGAGTCTCCCGAGGTATCAAGCTGGTTTGAGCCACACATTACTCGTGGAATGGATCGCGATAGTATACTTGATACGCTCCGTAGCGATCGTGAAGCGGGCATTGTCCATATGACCGACACCACGACGCGGGATATCACACAGTCCAACTCGGGTAACAGGTTCCGCCAGGCTGAAGATGCCATTGTTGGGCCTTCGCTTGATAAGTGCGGCTTTTTCTCGCTGGAGAACGGAGGCGGGGCACACTTTCACGTGGCCATGCTCGCCAACATGACCTATCCATTCTCCGAAGCTGCCGAGTGGAACAAGTTTGCTCCCAATACTCTCAAGCAGATCCTTATTCGTTCAACGAATGTGCTTGGCTATAAGCCACAGCCCAAAAATGTGATGCGGTTGACCGGCGAAATGATCAACGAACATTACGATGTTATTCGTTGTTTCGATTTCCTCAACCACATCGAAAACATGCGGCCTTTTGCCGAGGTAGCCCTTAATTCAACGAAGAATATCTTTGAGCCGGCCATTTCATTGTCCTGGGCAAAAGGGTTTGATGTTGAGCGTTACCTGACAGTGACTTCTGAAATCATTCGGATGTGTGCTGATGTCGCCGGTGTGAGCGAGAAAAAAGCTGAGAAGATGATCATTCTCGGCTTGAAGGATATGGCTGGCGTATGTCCGCCGCGCTTCATGAAGGAGTTGATTGGCACCATTACCCAGAGGTATCCTGAACTGGTTGTGCACAGTCATCGTCACTACACGGATGGTCTTTTTGTCCCGACCATGGGGGCGGCAGCAAAGGCCGGTGCGCACATTGTTGATGTTGCGGTTGGTGCTTCTGTTCGCTGGTACGGGCAGGGTGAAGTCTTGTCCACCGCTGCATACATTGAAGATGAAATTGGTCTGAAGACGCATCTTGATAAGGATATGATTCGAGCTACGAACTTTAAGCTCAAGCAGATCATGCCTTACTACGATAAATACACGGCCCCTTATTTCCAGGGGATTGACCACGATGTGGTCAGACATGGCATGCCGGGTGGTGCAACGTCATCCTCACAGGAAGGAGCATTGAAGCAGGGATATATCAAACTGCTTCCGTACATGCTCAAATTCCTTGAGGGAACCCGCAAGATTGTCCGCTATCATGATGTAACTCCTGGTTCACAAATCACCTGGAATACGGCTTTCCTTGCCGTGACTGGAGCATATAAACGTGGCGGAGAGCGTGAAGTACGCCGTCTGCTCAACATTCTGGATGTCGTCAACCTCTGCAAAGAGGATGAACTGACGAGCCACGAACGTAGTGCGCGACTGGACTTGTATCGTGACTCCAATGATGCTTTCCGTAATCTGCTGCTTGGCAAGTTCGGCAAGTTGCCCCTTGGATTCCCTGCAGACTGGGTGTACCAGTCCGCATTTGGAAAAGGGTGGGAAACGGCTATCGCAAAACGGACAGAAGATTCACCTTTGATGACTCTGGCTGACGTTGATCTCGCTGCGGAAAAAGAAGCTCTTCAGAAACGTTTGCACCGTCAACCGAGTGAAGAAGAGTTCGTTATGTATCTCAATCACCCCGGTGATGCGATTACGACAATTGAATTCTGCGAGAAGTATGGAAACATCAACAATCTGCCCGTTGATATTTGGTTTGAAGGCCTGGAGAAGGGTGAAGTGCTCAACTTCCAGGGGAACTGCAAGAAACCGCATAGAATGCGTATTCTCGACATTTCCGAACCGGATGAGAACGGTATGGCAGTTGTTCGCTATGTGCTCGACTCTGAGATCATGAGTCATCAGGTCAAGGTGGCTGAACCTGACACAGGTTCCAAGGATGTTTTGGAGTTGGCTGACCCTGGCAATCCATTCCATGTCGGCTCTCCGAGCAATGGCGATCTTTGGGTTACCCATGTTCGTCCCGGCGATACCGTCAAGGTGGGCGAAGAGCTGTTTAATATATCCATCATGAAGCAGGAAAAATCTGTACTTTCTCCTGTTGATGGAGTTGTTCGTCGTGTCATCAAGTCGGCAAACTACACGGAAGATAAAAAGATGATTCCGGTAGTCGAAGGTGAACTGCTTGTTGAACTTGGGGCCACCGCTGGCGTATGTCCCACGTGTAAATCTGAAGTCCCGAATAGCGACTTCAATTTCTGTCCGACTTGTGGTCAGAAGATGTAA
- a CDS encoding biotin--[acetyl-CoA-carboxylase] ligase: MLPPGIYLWETGVEPIVSPVTIEQVAESCSGWAKDINDMGPWGDPVDINGHGVFRKSGQHLDTVVVVVGECSTTMEVARYLADASLIDEWGAVVSVAQRSGRGQMRRPWVSPPGNLYVSVLLPEMPQSGPWESALPQLLSLYCGYVIASAMEVVGGALQIKWPNDLLQKDRKVGGMLIESAGTLNILGFGLNLDYSPPDQQMREDRAVPAAKIEIDSTVTGPLSLWWHLVNRFKNVYEDVLDELDPPEFLSALLDKMAWVGHRVEIRESGDISFYAVVVGVSTDGGLIIRKAEGEAVLYSGSIAPL; the protein is encoded by the coding sequence ATGTTGCCACCAGGAATTTATTTGTGGGAAACGGGTGTTGAACCCATTGTTTCTCCTGTGACGATTGAGCAGGTTGCTGAATCGTGTAGCGGTTGGGCAAAGGATATAAACGATATGGGGCCATGGGGAGACCCTGTTGATATCAATGGTCACGGTGTTTTTCGTAAAAGTGGTCAACACTTGGACACCGTAGTCGTTGTCGTTGGAGAATGTTCTACGACGATGGAGGTTGCTAGATATCTGGCTGATGCTTCCCTGATTGACGAATGGGGGGCTGTTGTCAGTGTTGCTCAGCGGTCGGGCAGGGGGCAGATGCGCAGGCCGTGGGTTTCCCCTCCAGGAAATCTATATGTCTCTGTTCTTTTGCCAGAAATGCCTCAAAGTGGCCCATGGGAGTCAGCTCTTCCGCAGTTGCTCTCCTTGTATTGTGGATACGTCATTGCGAGTGCCATGGAGGTCGTGGGCGGAGCTCTACAAATCAAGTGGCCCAATGATTTGCTTCAGAAGGACAGGAAAGTGGGTGGAATGCTTATAGAGTCCGCCGGGACTTTAAATATTCTGGGGTTCGGACTTAACCTGGACTATTCTCCGCCAGACCAGCAAATGCGTGAAGATCGTGCGGTTCCAGCTGCAAAAATAGAGATTGATTCAACGGTGACAGGCCCTTTGAGCCTTTGGTGGCATCTTGTAAATCGGTTTAAAAACGTGTACGAAGATGTGCTCGACGAGTTGGACCCTCCTGAGTTTTTGTCCGCTTTATTGGATAAAATGGCCTGGGTTGGACATCGCGTTGAGATAAGAGAGAGCGGAGACATATCTTTTTATGCTGTCGTCGTTGGTGTTTCAACTGACGGCGGACTCATTATACGCAAAGCGGAAGGAGAAGCCGTTCTCTATTCCGGTTCTATTGCTCCTCTGTAG
- a CDS encoding HD domain-containing protein, whose product MQIYLAGGAVRDLLLGNTIIDRDYLVTGVTQKEFEQKHPSAQLVGRAFPIYLIDKQEFSFPRGESINEELLSRDLTVNSLLLDENGDLYCHPKALEDLKSKTLRPASQQSFIDDPLRVFRAARFAARFPDFSIHPSLIDTMRQVAKAELLDSVFADRIGQETVKALSAPRPGNYLRLLTQSNCLAPWFEEFLAAETIPAGPPAYHDTNVIEHTCRIMDKLAGNPLAAWMGLCHDLGKTLTPTPDLPKHHGHDYAGVTMAKNLAKRLRLSNVYVAGGAIASKWHMIGGQYTQLRPGTRVDLLMALHLSDTFNAFFSLVKANQGTDYSEIAKRDLQTILATTLPPEWQNRGRESGIRLRELRAGKINRKPK is encoded by the coding sequence ATGCAGATATATCTGGCTGGCGGAGCCGTCCGCGATTTATTATTGGGAAACACGATTATAGACAGAGACTATCTGGTAACCGGTGTCACCCAAAAGGAGTTTGAGCAAAAACACCCGTCCGCCCAGTTGGTTGGTAGGGCCTTCCCTATTTACCTCATCGACAAGCAAGAATTTTCCTTTCCGCGTGGCGAAAGCATCAACGAAGAATTACTGTCCAGAGACCTCACTGTCAATTCACTGCTGCTGGATGAAAACGGAGATCTCTACTGCCACCCGAAGGCGCTCGAAGATCTCAAAAGCAAAACACTACGCCCCGCTTCTCAACAATCATTCATAGATGATCCCCTTCGAGTATTCAGAGCCGCACGGTTCGCAGCTCGTTTTCCAGACTTTTCGATTCACCCTTCGTTAATAGACACCATGCGACAGGTAGCCAAAGCGGAACTGCTTGATTCCGTGTTCGCTGATCGAATTGGTCAAGAAACAGTCAAAGCTCTTTCAGCTCCTCGTCCAGGAAACTATTTGCGCCTGTTGACCCAAAGCAATTGCCTTGCTCCCTGGTTCGAGGAATTTCTTGCGGCTGAAACAATCCCGGCAGGCCCACCGGCATATCATGATACAAATGTCATTGAGCACACCTGTCGCATAATGGACAAACTGGCAGGTAACCCTTTAGCCGCTTGGATGGGGTTGTGCCACGATCTCGGTAAAACTCTGACACCCACCCCAGACCTCCCCAAACATCACGGCCATGACTACGCAGGGGTTACAATGGCGAAAAACCTGGCAAAACGTCTTCGACTCTCCAATGTATATGTTGCTGGAGGTGCAATTGCGAGCAAGTGGCATATGATTGGTGGGCAGTATACTCAATTGCGACCAGGTACTCGAGTCGACCTGCTCATGGCTCTGCATCTATCAGATACATTCAACGCATTTTTTTCTCTTGTAAAAGCAAATCAAGGCACCGACTATTCTGAAATAGCCAAGAGAGATCTACAAACCATCCTTGCCACTACGCTTCCTCCAGAGTGGCAGAACCGTGGTAGGGAATCTGGGATTAGGCTCCGAGAACTCCGCGCAGGGAAAATCAATAGAAAGCCCAAATAA